A single region of the Agromyces sp. Leaf222 genome encodes:
- a CDS encoding helicase-associated domain-containing protein translates to MLELAARLRSLPRADLEAALATREFDATGIRDLFDLAEVLLAPDSLDHVISRLDRPRLAVLAATANLTADHTGTTVDAVAGELARLGASAELAAAVPQLLRRLADSLILTVDDQRVHLPAAVSGRLAVRMERDIPDAAELAAPAPPVLVGVDDVDRTLLDRRAAESAYATVAATAELLAAVGNQPARELAKGGLTLPDSKRLAEACGIDLDALPRLFHRADEAGLVLRDGAYWLESDIGAEWSQLGSADRWQRLAEQWLARIPPSLRELVARRSESISATDLREDVRWLYPAGGKWLDDGLDRLVDDAEAIGLAVAGEPVESGRLVLTGEVNRAASALAVHFPAQVSKVYVQHDLTVVSPGPLEPALDARLRGFADVEGRDLASTYRVSAASVNRGLAAGETSESILEFLGGISLTGIPQPVAYLVGEAARRFGSVRVAAADEADLPARTVVRSDDDQLIGTLAVDQTLNAVGLRQVGPHRLLSRFAPDVVFWALADARYPVAAEDHEGTIVRLRRHHLAQSPPVPPASDPIAALLDRLLAKNDDDATDEVAWLARQLEAAARSKETLTVTVRMPGGTTADYLLAPASVANGRLRARDRKADIERTLPLSAIASVAPAPSNV, encoded by the coding sequence ATGCTCGAACTCGCCGCACGACTCCGCTCGCTGCCCCGCGCCGACCTCGAGGCGGCGCTGGCGACGCGTGAGTTCGATGCCACCGGCATCCGCGACCTCTTCGACCTCGCCGAGGTGCTGCTCGCTCCCGATTCACTCGACCACGTCATCTCCCGCCTCGACCGCCCGCGCCTCGCGGTGCTCGCGGCGACCGCGAACCTGACCGCCGACCACACGGGCACGACGGTCGATGCGGTGGCCGGTGAGCTCGCACGGCTCGGCGCATCGGCAGAGCTCGCGGCCGCCGTGCCCCAATTGCTGCGCCGACTCGCCGACTCCCTGATCCTCACGGTCGACGATCAGCGCGTGCACCTGCCCGCAGCGGTCTCCGGCCGCCTCGCAGTGCGCATGGAGCGCGACATCCCGGATGCCGCCGAGCTGGCCGCTCCCGCTCCGCCCGTGCTCGTCGGGGTCGACGACGTCGACCGCACGCTGCTCGATCGGCGGGCCGCAGAATCCGCGTACGCGACGGTCGCCGCCACCGCCGAACTGCTCGCCGCCGTCGGCAACCAGCCCGCCCGCGAACTCGCGAAGGGCGGCCTCACGCTGCCCGACTCGAAGCGGCTCGCCGAGGCGTGCGGCATCGACCTCGACGCGCTCCCCCGCCTGTTCCACCGCGCCGACGAGGCCGGCCTCGTGTTGCGCGACGGCGCGTACTGGCTCGAGTCCGACATCGGCGCCGAGTGGTCGCAGCTGGGTTCGGCCGACCGCTGGCAGCGTCTCGCCGAACAGTGGCTCGCCCGCATCCCCCCGTCGTTGCGCGAGCTCGTCGCACGACGCAGCGAGTCGATCTCGGCGACCGACCTGCGCGAAGACGTGCGCTGGCTCTATCCGGCTGGCGGAAAGTGGCTCGACGACGGCCTCGACCGCCTGGTCGACGACGCCGAGGCGATCGGCCTCGCGGTCGCCGGCGAACCCGTCGAGTCGGGCCGCCTCGTGCTCACCGGCGAGGTGAACCGCGCCGCATCCGCCCTCGCCGTGCACTTCCCGGCGCAGGTCTCCAAGGTGTACGTGCAGCACGACCTCACCGTCGTCTCCCCCGGCCCGCTCGAGCCGGCGCTCGACGCCCGCCTGCGGGGGTTCGCCGACGTCGAGGGGCGCGACCTGGCCTCGACCTATCGCGTGAGCGCGGCATCCGTGAACCGTGGCCTCGCCGCGGGTGAGACGTCGGAGTCGATCCTCGAGTTCCTCGGCGGCATCTCGCTCACCGGGATCCCGCAGCCCGTCGCCTACCTCGTCGGCGAGGCCGCGCGGCGGTTCGGCAGCGTGCGCGTCGCCGCAGCAGACGAGGCCGATCTGCCGGCCCGCACGGTGGTGCGCTCCGACGACGACCAGCTCATCGGCACCCTCGCCGTCGACCAGACCCTGAACGCGGTCGGGCTCCGACAGGTGGGGCCGCACCGCCTGCTCTCGCGCTTCGCCCCCGACGTCGTCTTCTGGGCGCTGGCCGACGCCCGCTACCCGGTCGCGGCCGAAGACCATGAGGGCACCATCGTGCGCCTGCGGCGGCACCACCTGGCGCAGTCTCCGCCGGTGCCGCCCGCGAGCGATCCGATCGCTGCACTGCTCGACCGGCTCCTCGCCAAGAACGACGACGACGCGACCGACGAGGTCGCCTGGCTCGCCCGCCAGCTCGAGGCGGCCGCCCGCTCGAAGGAGACGCTCACGGTCACCGTGCGCATGCCGGGCGGCACCACCGCCGACTACCTGCTCGCCCCCGCGAGCGTGGCGAACGGGCGTCTGCGGGCACGGGACCGCAAGGCGGACATCGAGCGCACGCTGCCCCTCTCCGCGATCGCCTCCGTCGCCCCGGCGCCGTCGAACGTCTGA
- a CDS encoding metal-dependent transcriptional regulator: MTDLIDTTEMYLRTILDLEEEHIVPLRARISERLGHSGPTVSQTVARMERDGLVVVSDDRHLELTAEGRSKAVHVMRKHRLAERLLADVIGLEWEYVHDEACRWEHVMSEQVERRLIEILGEPKESPYGNPIPGLEELGLTPADPFMTGVVRVTDAIAERDSAVRGVVRRLGEPVQFDPELLLQLKQAGIMPGASATFTRSGAYVAVEVDGVEGALELPNEVAGHIFVAE; encoded by the coding sequence GTGACGGATCTCATCGACACGACGGAGATGTACCTCCGGACCATTCTCGACCTCGAAGAAGAGCACATCGTGCCGCTTCGCGCCCGCATCTCCGAGCGGCTCGGTCACTCGGGGCCCACGGTCTCGCAGACCGTGGCCCGCATGGAGCGCGACGGACTCGTCGTCGTCTCCGACGACCGTCACCTCGAGCTGACTGCCGAGGGCCGCAGCAAGGCCGTGCACGTGATGCGCAAGCACCGACTCGCTGAGCGCCTGCTCGCCGACGTCATCGGGCTCGAGTGGGAGTACGTGCACGACGAGGCATGCCGCTGGGAGCATGTCATGAGCGAGCAGGTCGAACGTCGCCTGATCGAGATCCTCGGCGAGCCGAAGGAGTCGCCGTACGGCAATCCCATCCCCGGCCTCGAAGAGCTCGGCCTGACGCCGGCAGACCCGTTCATGACGGGTGTGGTGCGCGTCACCGACGCCATCGCCGAGCGTGATTCCGCGGTGCGAGGCGTGGTGCGCCGGCTCGGCGAGCCGGTGCAGTTCGACCCCGAACTCCTCCTCCAGCTCAAGCAGGCCGGCATCATGCCGGGGGCCTCCGCGACCTTCACGCGCAGCGGCGCATACGTCGCCGTCGAGGTCGACGGCGTCGAGGGCGCGCTCGAGCTCCCGAACGAGGTCGCGGGGCACATCTTCGTCGCGGAATGA
- a CDS encoding DUF3027 domain-containing protein: MPEFTESETDAAESTSEAVAPDALLEASEPTAAEPDAAPEPDAAPEPDAEPEPDASPESDEPDAVPEPVIFEPDPVLLASVDLARRALLETTAPETVGSVIGHIAEDEHVLTLHFASDMSGYPGWHWSVTIVRVDDDEPTIVETQLMPGERALLAPAWVPWSERLADYRANQAVAAVAAREAGEELDADERDFDDASEELEIVGDDEFDDDEEHEDEHDDEEHDDVFDGIDIDALDGPIESDDADTDDDESDDDDESGDDDESDDDDESVDDDESVDDDESDDDESDDDSAELDDDTSAAEAAVTEAPDAERQDASPER; encoded by the coding sequence ATGCCTGAGTTCACCGAATCCGAGACGGATGCCGCCGAGTCGACGTCCGAGGCCGTCGCACCCGACGCTCTGCTCGAGGCATCCGAGCCGACGGCGGCGGAGCCCGACGCAGCGCCCGAGCCGGACGCAGCGCCCGAGCCGGACGCAGAGCCCGAACCCGACGCGTCGCCCGAGTCCGACGAGCCCGATGCTGTGCCCGAGCCCGTGATCTTCGAGCCCGACCCGGTGCTCCTCGCCTCGGTCGACCTCGCGCGACGGGCCCTGCTCGAGACGACGGCGCCCGAGACGGTCGGTTCCGTCATCGGCCACATCGCCGAAGACGAGCACGTGCTCACGCTGCACTTCGCCTCCGACATGTCGGGCTATCCCGGCTGGCACTGGAGCGTCACGATCGTGCGCGTCGACGACGACGAGCCGACGATCGTCGAGACGCAGCTCATGCCCGGAGAGCGGGCACTGCTCGCTCCCGCCTGGGTGCCGTGGTCGGAGCGGCTCGCCGACTATCGAGCAAACCAGGCGGTCGCCGCGGTCGCCGCTCGTGAAGCGGGCGAGGAGCTCGACGCCGACGAGCGCGACTTCGACGACGCGTCCGAGGAGCTCGAGATCGTCGGCGACGACGAGTTCGACGACGACGAAGAGCACGAAGATGAGCACGACGACGAAGAGCACGACGACGTCTTCGACGGCATCGACATCGACGCGCTCGACGGACCGATCGAGTCCGACGACGCCGACACCGATGACGACGAGTCGGACGATGACGACGAGTCGGGCGATGACGACGAGTCGGACGATGACGACGAGTCGGTTGATGACGACGAGTCGGTTGATGACGACGAGTCGGACGACGATGAGTCGGACGACGACTCCGCCGAGCTGGACGACGACACGTCAGCCGCAGAGGCGGCCGTCACCGAGGCGCCCGACGCCGAGCGTCAGGACGCGTCGCCCGAGCGCTGA
- a CDS encoding SLC13 family permease: MEIFLVVLQAVVVVGAIAMGVRTGGLGLGLWGVVGTVILVFGFHLPPGAIPIDAFFIIIAVITASSAMQAAGGIDYLVSIASKIIQRNPKRLTYVAPLVAFVFTVLSGTSNIFFALIPVIYETSYRNGQRPERALAASTVTSGLGITASPVSAAMAAYLVLMDGTGYGLPQILLITVPAAIVACIVTSFVQQRLGKDLLDDPEFLKRVKAGTVEVPASLKQRYEAKVGGGAVGGTATATATATAPGGGGGASRSAATSRAPIEHPVPPGGAVSAWIFVSGTLLIVLFGLFPSLRPAFPDEEGELVPIGMSTVIEMIMFTVALVIILVRKVKPAKVVEQPLLKAGFVAAVALFGIAWMADTFIAANEETIIEPLGAMIETNPLLLAVALFIVCGLTTSQSATTNTMIPIALAAGLAPGVITAMWPSLIGVWLFPANGSQIAAVETDLTGSTKLTQVPVWHSFTIPMLVSWIAVVGAGLLIQLVVPA; encoded by the coding sequence ATGGAGATCTTCCTGGTCGTCCTGCAAGCGGTCGTCGTCGTCGGCGCCATCGCCATGGGCGTTCGCACCGGTGGTCTCGGGCTCGGGCTCTGGGGCGTCGTCGGGACCGTGATCCTCGTGTTCGGGTTCCACCTCCCACCGGGCGCCATCCCGATCGACGCCTTCTTCATCATCATCGCCGTGATCACGGCGTCGTCGGCGATGCAGGCCGCGGGCGGCATCGACTACCTCGTCTCGATCGCGTCGAAGATCATCCAGCGCAACCCGAAGCGGCTCACCTATGTCGCGCCGCTCGTCGCGTTCGTGTTCACGGTGCTGTCGGGCACGTCGAACATCTTCTTCGCCCTCATCCCCGTGATCTACGAGACGTCGTATCGCAACGGTCAGCGACCGGAACGGGCGCTCGCGGCATCGACGGTCACGTCGGGACTCGGCATCACCGCGAGTCCGGTCTCTGCGGCCATGGCTGCATATCTGGTGCTGATGGACGGCACCGGATACGGACTGCCCCAGATCCTCCTCATCACGGTTCCCGCCGCCATCGTCGCCTGCATCGTGACCTCGTTCGTGCAGCAGCGACTCGGCAAGGACCTCCTCGACGACCCCGAGTTCCTGAAGCGGGTCAAGGCGGGCACCGTCGAGGTGCCGGCCTCGCTCAAGCAGCGCTACGAAGCCAAGGTCGGCGGTGGCGCGGTCGGGGGCACGGCGACCGCCACGGCGACCGCCACCGCTCCTGGCGGCGGCGGCGGCGCCTCGCGGAGCGCGGCGACGTCCCGGGCCCCGATCGAGCACCCCGTGCCGCCGGGCGGCGCCGTCTCGGCGTGGATCTTCGTCTCGGGCACGCTGCTGATCGTGCTGTTCGGCCTGTTCCCCTCGCTTCGTCCGGCCTTCCCCGACGAGGAGGGCGAACTCGTGCCGATCGGCATGTCGACCGTGATCGAGATGATCATGTTCACCGTGGCGCTCGTGATCATCCTCGTGCGCAAGGTCAAGCCTGCGAAGGTCGTCGAGCAGCCCCTGCTCAAGGCCGGCTTCGTCGCCGCGGTGGCGCTCTTCGGCATCGCGTGGATGGCCGACACCTTCATCGCGGCGAATGAGGAGACGATCATCGAGCCGCTCGGCGCGATGATCGAGACCAACCCGTTGCTGCTCGCGGTCGCCCTTTTCATCGTCTGCGGTCTCACGACCAGCCAGTCGGCGACGACGAACACGATGATCCCGATCGCCCTGGCCGCCGGTCTCGCCCCCGGCGTCATCACCGCGATGTGGCCGTCGCTCATCGGCGTGTGGCTGTTCCCGGCCAACGGCTCCCAGATCGCCGCCGTCGAGACGGACCTGACCGGATCGACGAAGCTCACCCAGGTGCCCGTCTGGCACTCGTTCACGATCCCGATGCTGGTGTCCTGGATCGCGGTCGTGGGGGCGGGCCTGCTCATCCAGCTGGTCGTACCCGCCTGA
- a CDS encoding HNH endonuclease: protein MRTLVLNAGYEPLAVISFKRALLLVMNQKATVIQHDEGNPVCAASGSWQRPSVIILTRYVRTPRVHAVPVSRRGVLRRDEHRCAYCGRSAATIDHVLPRSRGGRDTWENLVACCLRCNNIKSDHTPAEMGWELRFTPRMPHGRSWVVRGFERTLPQWDEYLSTAA from the coding sequence ATGCGCACCCTCGTGCTCAACGCCGGCTATGAGCCCCTCGCGGTCATCTCGTTCAAGCGGGCCCTGCTGCTGGTCATGAACCAGAAGGCAACCGTGATTCAGCATGACGAGGGCAACCCCGTCTGCGCGGCGAGCGGTTCGTGGCAGAGACCGAGCGTGATCATCCTCACGAGATACGTGCGCACGCCCCGCGTGCACGCGGTGCCCGTGAGTCGCAGGGGGGTGCTGCGCCGCGACGAGCACCGGTGCGCCTACTGCGGCCGATCGGCCGCGACCATCGACCACGTGCTGCCGCGCTCTCGCGGCGGACGCGACACGTGGGAGAACCTCGTCGCGTGCTGCCTGCGCTGCAACAACATCAAGAGCGACCACACGCCCGCCGAGATGGGCTGGGAGCTGCGCTTCACCCCGCGCATGCCGCACGGACGCAGCTGGGTCGTGCGCGGGTTCGAGCGGACCCTCCCGCAGTGGGACGAGTACCTCTCCACCGCAGCCTGA
- a CDS encoding cold-shock protein, whose protein sequence is MPTGKVKFYDEEKGFGFISSDDGQEVFLHASALPAGATVRAGSRLEFGLAEGKRGAQALSVRVLDAPVSLAKINRKPADDMAIIIEDVVKLLDSIGADLRRGRYPEKSKARTVATVLRKVADDLDA, encoded by the coding sequence ATGCCCACCGGCAAGGTCAAGTTCTACGACGAGGAGAAGGGATTCGGCTTCATCAGCTCCGATGACGGCCAGGAGGTCTTCCTCCATGCATCCGCTCTTCCCGCCGGTGCGACCGTGCGCGCGGGCAGCCGACTCGAGTTCGGTCTCGCCGAGGGCAAGCGCGGCGCGCAGGCGCTCTCGGTCCGCGTGCTCGACGCACCCGTGAGCCTCGCGAAGATCAATCGCAAGCCCGCCGACGACATGGCGATCATCATCGAAGACGTCGTCAAGCTCCTCGACTCGATCGGCGCAGACCTCCGTCGCGGCCGCTACCCCGAGAAGTCCAAGGCGCGCACGGTCGCAACCGTGCTGCGCAAGGTGGCTGACGACCTGGATGCCTGA
- the serC gene encoding phosphoserine transaminase: protein MPSIVIPSDLLPADGRFGCGPSKVRPEQLAHLAAVGPSLLGTSHRQAPVKNLVGRVRSGLSDLFDLPDGYEVVLGNGGSTAFWDAAASGLIERRAQLSSFGEFGQKFAGAAAAPWLEAPDVRKAAAGTRSNPEAVEGVDVYAWPHNETSTGVMAPVQRVSGDEGALTVIDATSAAGGVAVDPNEFDVYYFAPQKNFASDGGIWFALLSPAAIERVERIAASERYIPEFLSLKNAVDNSRLNQTLNTPALATLLLLENQLEWMNASGGLSWADARTRESSSVLYDWAARTTVATPFVADPADRSQVVVTIDFDESTDAARIASILRENGVVDTEPYRKLGRNQLRVATFTAIEPDDVRALTASIDYVLEQIG, encoded by the coding sequence ATGCCGAGCATCGTGATCCCCAGCGACCTCCTGCCCGCCGACGGACGATTCGGCTGCGGCCCCTCCAAGGTGCGCCCCGAACAGCTGGCCCACCTGGCGGCCGTCGGCCCGTCCCTGCTCGGCACCTCGCACCGTCAGGCCCCCGTCAAGAACCTCGTCGGCCGCGTGCGCTCGGGCCTGTCCGACCTCTTCGACCTTCCAGACGGATACGAGGTCGTGCTCGGCAACGGCGGTTCGACCGCATTCTGGGATGCCGCGGCATCCGGTCTCATCGAGCGCCGCGCGCAGCTGAGCTCGTTCGGCGAGTTCGGCCAGAAGTTCGCCGGCGCCGCGGCCGCGCCCTGGCTCGAGGCGCCCGACGTGCGCAAGGCCGCCGCGGGCACGCGTTCGAACCCCGAGGCCGTCGAAGGCGTCGACGTGTACGCGTGGCCGCACAACGAGACCTCCACCGGCGTCATGGCGCCCGTGCAGCGCGTCTCGGGCGACGAAGGCGCGCTCACCGTCATCGATGCGACGAGCGCCGCGGGCGGCGTCGCCGTCGACCCGAACGAGTTCGACGTCTACTACTTCGCCCCGCAGAAGAACTTCGCCTCCGACGGCGGCATCTGGTTCGCCCTCCTCTCCCCGGCCGCGATCGAACGCGTCGAGCGCATCGCCGCGAGCGAGCGGTACATCCCCGAGTTCCTCTCGCTGAAGAACGCGGTCGACAACTCGCGCCTGAACCAGACCCTGAACACGCCGGCCCTCGCCACGCTGCTGCTCCTCGAGAACCAGCTCGAGTGGATGAACGCGTCGGGCGGACTGAGCTGGGCCGACGCCCGCACCAGGGAGTCCTCGTCGGTGCTCTACGACTGGGCGGCGCGCACCACGGTCGCGACCCCGTTCGTCGCGGACCCCGCCGATCGCTCGCAGGTCGTCGTGACGATCGACTTCGACGAGTCGACGGATGCCGCGCGCATCGCCTCGATCCTCCGCGAGAACGGCGTCGTCGACACCGAGCCCTACCGCAAGCTCGGGCGAAACCAGCTCCGCGTCGCGACCTTCACCGCGATCGAGCCCGACGACGTCCGTGCGCTGACCGCCTCGATCGACTACGTGCTCGAGCAGATCGGCTGA
- a CDS encoding multidrug ABC transporter ATPase — protein MSETQQSGSQRIERVLAYMFTGLVMLSVAAFIAVLIATMAGVAENDGFSQGVWPIVIMLPWFGLPLAFLLLISLFIVHAVNRSRTARAQTN, from the coding sequence GTGAGCGAAACCCAGCAGTCCGGCAGCCAGCGCATCGAACGCGTTCTCGCATACATGTTCACTGGTCTCGTCATGCTCTCCGTCGCCGCGTTCATCGCCGTGCTCATCGCGACCATGGCGGGCGTCGCCGAGAACGACGGCTTCAGCCAGGGCGTCTGGCCGATCGTGATCATGCTGCCGTGGTTCGGCCTGCCGCTCGCGTTCCTGCTCCTCATCTCCCTCTTCATCGTGCACGCCGTGAACCGCTCGCGCACCGCGCGGGCCCAGACGAACTGA
- a CDS encoding DUF2530 domain-containing protein, which translates to MRLWLPEAERRPDPAPARADARKAVLAGTALWLVALVVCLLLRDALASSGLGWLIWACAVGVLIGVVSLAVVQAIRRRRARQRSGDAS; encoded by the coding sequence ATGCGGCTCTGGCTCCCCGAGGCGGAGCGTCGGCCCGATCCGGCGCCCGCCCGGGCCGACGCGCGAAAGGCGGTGCTCGCGGGCACCGCCCTGTGGCTCGTCGCCCTCGTGGTGTGCCTGCTGCTGCGCGACGCGCTCGCGTCGTCGGGGCTCGGCTGGCTGATCTGGGCGTGCGCCGTCGGCGTGCTGATCGGCGTCGTCTCGCTCGCGGTCGTGCAGGCGATCAGGCGCCGGCGCGCACGTCAGCGCTCGGGCGACGCGTCCTGA
- a CDS encoding C40 family peptidase, whose protein sequence is MTIAAGIVGTIAIPAYAFAPGSTGPQFATSAETRMTKAQAQSVEVAEDVIAAPVTKDGFAAVTAEEIEAAAEAKRQADEAAAAAEAARVAAETAMTSYAASYEGPSVGDFLANPPYPSFDLGSVYGVATQYIGTPYVYGGATPAGFDCSGFVMYVYAQFGVAMPHSSAGQGAMGTVISEADAQPGDLVIMDGHDGFYAGNGMILHAPYEGASVRVQPIWTSDYTIVRIGI, encoded by the coding sequence ATGACGATCGCAGCCGGCATCGTCGGAACCATCGCGATCCCCGCCTATGCGTTCGCGCCGGGCAGCACGGGCCCGCAGTTCGCGACGAGCGCCGAGACCAGGATGACCAAGGCGCAGGCCCAGTCGGTCGAGGTCGCCGAAGACGTCATCGCCGCGCCCGTCACGAAGGACGGCTTCGCCGCCGTGACGGCCGAGGAGATCGAGGCTGCCGCCGAGGCCAAGCGACAGGCCGACGAGGCCGCTGCCGCCGCCGAGGCCGCGCGCGTCGCAGCCGAGACCGCGATGACCTCGTACGCCGCGTCGTACGAGGGCCCGTCGGTCGGCGACTTCCTGGCGAACCCGCCGTATCCGAGCTTCGACCTCGGCAGCGTGTACGGCGTCGCGACGCAGTACATCGGCACCCCGTATGTCTACGGCGGTGCGACCCCCGCCGGCTTCGACTGCTCGGGCTTCGTCATGTACGTCTACGCCCAGTTCGGCGTCGCCATGCCCCATTCCTCCGCTGGGCAGGGCGCTATGGGCACGGTCATCTCCGAGGCCGACGCGCAGCCGGGCGACCTCGTGATCATGGACGGCCACGACGGCTTCTACGCCGGCAACGGCATGATCCTGCACGCCCCCTACGAGGGCGCCTCGGTTCGGGTGCAGCCCATCTGGACCAGCGACTACACGATCGTCCGCATCGGCATCTGA
- a CDS encoding DNA repair helicase XPB → MSDGPLIVQSDRTVLLEVAHPLAEDARHDLAVFAELERAPEHVHTYRITRLGLWNARAAGHTSDDMLGTLERYAKFPVPQTVSVDMRETVARYGRLVVDRTDDGALRLRSDDIAVLTEVANAKRIAPLLTERIDDGFLVEAWARGALKQELVKLGWPAEDLAGYTPGTPHPIDLDESGWHLRDYQQKAVDNFFDGGSGVVVLPCGAGKTLVGAGAMATAKTTTLILVTNTVSARQWRDELLKRTSLTADEIGEYSGQVKEVKPVTIATYQILTAKRKGEYAHLALLDALDWGLVVYDEVHLLPAPVFKLTAELQARRRLGLTATLVREDGREGDVFSLIGPKRFDAPWKEIEAQGFISPAACYEVRIDLPQSERLAYAASADDERYRLAATAPAKLEVVKELVAKHRGERILVIGQYLDQIDELAEALGAPQLTGATSVDERERLFQEFRDGTTQVLVVSKVANFSVDLPEATVAIQVSGSYGSRQEEAQRLGRLLRPKESGLTANFYTLVARDTVDQDFAQNRQRFLAEQGYSYTILDAHALEAA, encoded by the coding sequence ATGTCAGACGGCCCCCTCATCGTGCAGAGCGACCGAACCGTGCTGTTGGAAGTCGCGCACCCGCTCGCAGAGGACGCGCGCCACGACCTCGCGGTCTTCGCCGAACTCGAGCGCGCACCAGAGCACGTGCACACCTACCGCATCACGCGCCTCGGACTCTGGAACGCCAGGGCCGCCGGGCACACGTCCGACGACATGCTCGGCACGCTCGAGCGCTATGCGAAGTTCCCCGTGCCGCAGACCGTCTCGGTCGACATGAGAGAGACGGTGGCACGATACGGCCGGCTCGTCGTCGACCGCACCGACGACGGCGCGCTGCGCCTGCGCTCCGACGACATCGCGGTACTCACCGAGGTCGCCAACGCGAAGCGCATCGCACCGCTGCTCACCGAGCGCATCGACGACGGGTTCCTCGTCGAGGCGTGGGCCAGGGGCGCCCTCAAGCAGGAGCTCGTGAAGCTCGGCTGGCCCGCAGAAGACCTGGCGGGGTACACGCCCGGCACGCCGCATCCGATCGACCTCGACGAATCGGGCTGGCACCTGCGCGACTACCAGCAGAAGGCCGTCGACAACTTCTTCGACGGCGGCTCCGGCGTCGTCGTGCTGCCATGCGGCGCCGGAAAGACGCTGGTCGGCGCGGGCGCGATGGCCACCGCGAAGACCACGACCCTGATCCTCGTGACGAACACCGTCTCGGCGCGGCAGTGGCGCGACGAGCTGCTCAAGCGCACCAGCCTCACCGCCGACGAGATCGGCGAGTACTCGGGGCAGGTGAAGGAGGTCAAGCCGGTCACGATCGCGACCTACCAGATCCTCACCGCGAAGCGAAAGGGCGAGTACGCCCACCTGGCGCTCCTCGATGCGCTCGACTGGGGCCTCGTCGTCTACGACGAGGTGCACTTGCTGCCCGCCCCCGTGTTCAAGCTCACCGCGGAGCTGCAGGCCAGGCGCCGTCTCGGCCTGACGGCGACGCTCGTGCGCGAGGACGGCCGAGAGGGCGACGTGTTCAGCCTCATCGGCCCCAAGCGATTCGACGCCCCCTGGAAGGAGATCGAGGCCCAGGGCTTCATCTCCCCCGCGGCCTGCTACGAGGTGCGAATCGACCTGCCGCAGTCCGAACGACTCGCGTACGCGGCATCCGCCGACGACGAGCGCTACCGGCTCGCAGCGACCGCGCCCGCGAAGCTCGAGGTCGTGAAGGAGCTCGTCGCCAAGCACCGCGGCGAGCGCATCCTCGTGATCGGCCAGTACCTCGACCAGATCGACGAGCTCGCCGAGGCGCTCGGCGCTCCGCAGCTGACCGGTGCGACCTCCGTCGACGAACGCGAACGCCTCTTCCAGGAGTTCCGCGACGGCACCACGCAGGTGCTCGTCGTGTCGAAGGTCGCGAACTTCTCGGTCGATCTCCCCGAGGCGACCGTCGCGATCCAGGTCTCGGGTTCGTACGGTTCGCGTCAAGAGGAGGCGCAGCGACTCGGGCGCCTGCTGCGGCCGAAGGAGTCCGGCCTCACCGCCAACTTCTACACGCTCGTCGCGCGCGACACCGTCGACCAGGACTTCGCGCAGAATCGCCAGCGGTTCCTCGCCGAGCAGGGATACAGCTACACGATCCTCGACGCGCACGCGCTCGAAGCCGCCTGA